DNA from Streptomyces sp. Edi4:
CGGCAGTAGGCGGAATTCCGCATTGCTGTCCGTGACTTGCCGCTCGAATGCTCTGTACGTCGCGATGGCGACGGAGTGTCCCGCCGCCTGGAGTCGGACGCCGAGGCCGATGAGCGGTGCTATGTCACCGTGCGTTCCGGTGCCGATCAGGAGGACGGTCATGGCGGCATCGTACGGCCGGATCTCCTTGCTGTCGCCGTGAAATCTCCGCGATAACGAGGCGATATTGCGGGCGACTAAATTCCCCGAAAGTTGCGTGCCCCAGCTCCCGATGTCACGAGGAACTCACGTGTCCAGCACACCCGTCGGATCAAGGCTGCCCGATTTGGAGGGCTCACCTCCCCGACCTGTTCCACGATTGAGTCCGCGTGAGAATCTGGTCGGACTCAGAGAAATACGGCGCGACCAACTCGGCTTCCTGGTGCGTTCGGTGGAGACCCACGGCGATATTTTCCGGCTGCGTCTCGGCGGACTTCCCACCGTGCTGATCAATCATCCGGACTACCTCCAGCACGTCCTGGTCGATCACCACCAGAACTACGACAAGGACAACTTCCTCTACCGCGCCACCCGCACGGTGCTGCGCGAGGGGCTCATCGCCAACAAGGGCGGCGAGTCGTGGCGGACGCACCGCAAGCTGATGCAGCCCTCGTTCCACCGCTCCAGCGTGGCCGGGTTCACCACCAACATCAGCGATCTGACCGCCGGGCTGCTGCGGGCCTGGGAGGCGCACGCCGACGCGGGTGATCCCGTCGAGGTCACCGCCGACGTCGCCGATCTGGCGTTGAAGATCGTGCTGCGCGCGCTCTTCGGGGTGGACGCCGAGGAGCGCGGGCGGCGTTTCGAGCGGGACTTCCTCGAGGTGAACGCGATCGCCGGGAACTTCTTCCGGTTCCCGTTCCCGCCGCTGTCCTGGTACTCGCCGTCCCGCAACCGGCTGCGCGCGCTCATCAAGGAGATGGACGCCTTCATCGCGCACCTCATCGCGGCGCGCATGGAACACGAGAGCGACCGGCCCGATCTGTTCACCCTGCTCCTGAACTCGCTCGACGAGGAGACCGGGACGGGGCTCACGCACGATCAGCTGACCAACGAGATCCTCGCCATGATCATCGCGGGGTACGAGACGTCCAGCAATTCCATCTCGTGGATCTTCCACCAGCTCGCCGAGCACCCCGACGTCCAGCGCCGGGTGCAGGAGGAGGTGGACGGGGTCCTCGACGGGCGGGTTCCCACCTTCGAGGACCTGCCGAACCTGTCGTACACGCGGCAGGTCATCGACGAGACGCTGCGCCTGTTCACACCCGCGTGGCAGACGATGCGGCACGCGGTCGACGAGGACGTCATCGGCGGCTACCGGATCCCGAAGGGGACCGACGTCTATCTGAATCTGTTCACGTTCCACCGGCACCCGGAATTCTGGCCGGAGCCGACCCGGTTCGACCCCGAGCGTTTCACGCCCGAGGAAATCGCCAAGCGCCCGCGCAGCGCGTACCAGCCCTTCGGCAGTGGTCCGCGTTACTGCCTCGGCAAGCAATTCGCACTCACCGAGCTGCACATCATCACCGTCATGCTCGCCCAGACCTTTCATGTCACGAAGCCGGCCGGACAACCGCCGGTGGGATTCGCTCCGCTCATCACGCTGCACCCCAAGGGCGGCATACAGCTGACACTGCAACGCCGCTGACGCCCCACCTATCGAGGTCATGAATGTCCCTGACTCCGCTCGACCGCGCCGCACGCCGGTTGCGTCCCCGGAAGAATTCTCCGCTGAAAGAGATTCCGACCATCAGGGCACGGGACGGCATCGGCGGCACGCTCGCCTTCAAGCGTGACCAACTCGCCTTTCTCGGCGGCGGTCTCGAGCGGCACGGGGACATCTTCCGTTTCCGGCTGCTCGGCCTGCCGATGGTGATGGTGAACCACCCGGACTACATCCGGCACGTGCTCGTCGACCGCGGCGAGCAGTACGACAAGGACGCCGTGCTCTTCAAGGTGGTCAGGCCCGTGCTGCGCAAGGGGCTCATCGCCAACGCGGACATGGAGCTGTGGCGCAGGCAGCGGCGCATGATGGCGCCGCACTTCACGCCGCGCACGGTCGGCGCGTTCGCCAGGAACATGACCGACGAGACCGTCCGCATGCTGGAACGCTGGGAGCGCGGCGAGGGGGCCCGCGGGCCCGGGGGGACGCTCGACGTCACCGACGAGATCGGCCAGCTGGCGCTGCGCATCGTCAACAGGTCGCTGTTCAGCGCCGATGTGAGCACGTCCGCGCAGGCCTTCGAGCGGGCCTTCGGCGAGGCGAACAGTATCCTCGGCGCTTTCTTCCGCTTCCCGTTCCCGCCGCTGAGCGTCCCGACGCCGCGCAACGAGCGGCTGCGCAGGGCCATCAACGACATGGACGCGTTCGTCTCCGGGTTCATCACCCAGCGGCTGCGCGAGGACACCCCCGCGGGCGAGGAACCCGATCTGCTGACCCTGCTGTTGCACTCCGTGGACGAGGAGGACGGCAAGGGGATGGACCTGGAGCAGCTGCACCACGAGGTCCTGAACATCTGCATCGGCGCCTACGAGACGACCACCAACA
Protein-coding regions in this window:
- a CDS encoding cytochrome P450, encoding MSPRENLVGLREIRRDQLGFLVRSVETHGDIFRLRLGGLPTVLINHPDYLQHVLVDHHQNYDKDNFLYRATRTVLREGLIANKGGESWRTHRKLMQPSFHRSSVAGFTTNISDLTAGLLRAWEAHADAGDPVEVTADVADLALKIVLRALFGVDAEERGRRFERDFLEVNAIAGNFFRFPFPPLSWYSPSRNRLRALIKEMDAFIAHLIAARMEHESDRPDLFTLLLNSLDEETGTGLTHDQLTNEILAMIIAGYETSSNSISWIFHQLAEHPDVQRRVQEEVDGVLDGRVPTFEDLPNLSYTRQVIDETLRLFTPAWQTMRHAVDEDVIGGYRIPKGTDVYLNLFTFHRHPEFWPEPTRFDPERFTPEEIAKRPRSAYQPFGSGPRYCLGKQFALTELHIITVMLAQTFHVTKPAGQPPVGFAPLITLHPKGGIQLTLQRR
- a CDS encoding cytochrome P450, which codes for MSLTPLDRAARRLRPRKNSPLKEIPTIRARDGIGGTLAFKRDQLAFLGGGLERHGDIFRFRLLGLPMVMVNHPDYIRHVLVDRGEQYDKDAVLFKVVRPVLRKGLIANADMELWRRQRRMMAPHFTPRTVGAFARNMTDETVRMLERWERGEGARGPGGTLDVTDEIGQLALRIVNRSLFSADVSTSAQAFERAFGEANSILGAFFRFPFPPLSVPTPRNERLRRAINDMDAFVSGFITQRLREDTPAGEEPDLLTLLLHSVDEEDGKGMDLEQLHHEVLNICIGAYETTTNTLSWAFYLLAGHPEIEERLHAEVDQVLGGRVPEFEDLPKLSYARMVAEETLRIYSPAYQFMRRAREEDEIDGHRMPAGTNVLINSYFLHRHPDFWDDPERFDPERFTPEQVARRPKHAYVPFGSGHRICIGKHFALAELTLVLATVGRTHRLVRPAGSPDVHPEALITLHPKGGVHLRPEPRS